The following coding sequences lie in one Vibrio aerogenes genomic window:
- a CDS encoding MATE family efflux transporter produces the protein MATDKIVTPVLKLAIPIMFIQVCQASLGLADTFVAGRYNVIDLAGIGLGSSLWTPVLTLITGVLYALVPKISASASTGRYTQMQQLFQHGKKITVILSTVGFILIQLLAFLCPLLIDDQQVATVTRQYLHYIAFGMPGLIYMVLNRFFCEGNSCLKPVFLTTVVLSGINLLLNYGLVNGWGILPRLGGAGCGLATAISVTTGAVMIHVLARRHIPFAFPVTPVTTNTHETKALFFEGLPVGISIVVEVLALTLLAFFASSMGTAVIAAHQIAINIALVVFMIPLALSSAATIRVAHFSGHQQQDNTAKTSSAVFFLTMAYGILMAVMINWFISPIVTGFSHDPEVQRLLKTLLGYIALFQFADAIMIVASGILRGMQEFIKPLIATFAAYWIFILPLSYVVGVQGWWWHAPGIQVIWSLLIAGLTGAAIILVVQVRQKLRDPRTSSPQSEELLKTE, from the coding sequence ATGGCTACAGACAAAATTGTTACGCCGGTTTTAAAACTCGCCATTCCCATTATGTTTATTCAGGTATGTCAGGCGTCTTTAGGATTAGCAGATACATTTGTTGCGGGCCGTTACAATGTTATCGATCTGGCTGGAATTGGTCTTGGCAGCAGCCTGTGGACACCGGTACTGACACTGATTACAGGTGTTCTTTATGCACTGGTTCCGAAAATATCGGCTTCAGCCAGTACCGGGCGATATACCCAAATGCAACAGTTATTTCAGCACGGTAAAAAGATAACCGTCATCCTCAGTACTGTCGGGTTTATTCTGATTCAGTTACTGGCTTTTCTTTGCCCGCTACTGATTGATGATCAACAGGTCGCCACCGTCACCCGGCAATATCTTCATTACATCGCTTTTGGTATGCCCGGACTGATCTATATGGTGCTGAACCGCTTTTTCTGTGAAGGGAACAGCTGCCTGAAGCCTGTATTCCTGACAACGGTTGTGCTCTCCGGGATTAATTTACTGCTTAATTACGGTCTGGTTAATGGCTGGGGGATTCTGCCCCGGCTGGGTGGAGCCGGCTGCGGACTGGCCACGGCAATCTCTGTTACAACCGGTGCCGTCATGATTCATGTTCTCGCCAGACGACATATTCCTTTTGCTTTTCCTGTCACGCCTGTCACCACCAATACACATGAAACGAAAGCGCTCTTCTTTGAAGGGCTGCCCGTCGGAATTTCTATCGTGGTCGAAGTACTGGCTTTAACTCTGCTGGCATTTTTTGCGTCCTCTATGGGAACAGCAGTCATCGCTGCACACCAGATTGCTATCAATATTGCACTGGTCGTATTTATGATCCCACTGGCCTTAAGTAGTGCAGCAACCATCCGTGTTGCCCACTTTTCAGGCCATCAGCAGCAGGATAATACGGCCAAAACCAGTTCAGCTGTATTCTTTCTCACCATGGCCTACGGCATTCTGATGGCAGTGATGATCAACTGGTTTATTTCACCAATCGTTACCGGCTTCAGCCATGACCCGGAAGTTCAGCGTCTGTTAAAAACGTTATTGGGTTATATTGCTTTATTTCAGTTTGCCGATGCGATTATGATCGTCGCTTCCGGGATCCTCAGAGGCATGCAGGAGTTCATCAAACCTTTAATCGCGACTTTTGCCGCTTACTGGATATTCATACTGCCACTAAGTTACGTTGTGGGTGTGCAGGGATGGTGGTGGCATGCGCCGGGCATTCAGGTCATCTGGTCCCTGCTGATTGCCGGACTGACAGGAGCTGCCATTATTCTGGTTGTTCAGGTTCGTCAAAAACTCAGAGATCCCCGGACAAGTAGTCCGCAAAGCGAAGAGTTGCTCAAAACAGAATGA
- a CDS encoding pectate lyase family protein has protein sequence MKKSLLKKSLLVSAITSPLFAQAAMAVTAFPGAAGFGAETIGGRGGDVYHVTNLKDSGKGSLRDAVSADHRTIVFDIGGTIHLKSPLKIQSKYLTLAGQTAPGDGITVAEYPVEISKAQHVIIRYMRFRCGDYNAVAANGKPAKGKGNLKGSSAGALDVGYSQYVMIDHVSTSWSMDEVLSVTNSNNVTVQNSMISEALNNSHHKKGKHGYGSLIRAATSGDGYTFYRNLYAHNYGRNPGAGANQTSKKYETLSLDFVNNVIYGWGNRSGEAIDGTKGGYVHLNYVGNYAIANQDSRNAASLWDEKKTKGILTYQHDNKLDNNMNGKLDGKNNGWDLFPKFKKNQKLTKRWSFPEVPTVSADQAYKIVLQQVGASLVRDSIDQRIIEQVKNNSGSIIDSQTEVGGLPDLNSGYAKQDSDQDGMPDAWEQAHGLNASDPSDSSQYGSGSQYTHLEVYLNSLAG, from the coding sequence ATGAAAAAATCATTATTAAAAAAATCATTACTTGTTTCTGCCATAACTTCCCCCCTGTTTGCCCAAGCGGCAATGGCAGTCACCGCCTTTCCGGGCGCGGCAGGTTTTGGTGCAGAGACGATTGGTGGCCGGGGTGGTGATGTCTACCATGTGACCAATCTGAAAGACTCTGGAAAAGGTTCTCTGCGCGATGCCGTCAGCGCCGATCACCGGACAATTGTTTTTGACATCGGTGGCACGATTCACCTGAAGTCTCCCCTGAAAATTCAGAGTAAATACCTGACACTGGCTGGCCAGACAGCACCCGGTGACGGTATTACTGTGGCAGAATATCCGGTGGAGATTAGTAAAGCACAGCATGTCATTATCCGGTATATGCGATTCCGTTGTGGTGATTACAATGCAGTCGCAGCGAATGGTAAACCCGCAAAAGGCAAAGGTAACCTGAAAGGCAGTTCCGCCGGTGCGCTGGATGTGGGTTATAGTCAATATGTCATGATCGATCATGTGTCCACATCCTGGAGTATGGATGAAGTTTTATCTGTCACGAATTCGAATAATGTGACCGTTCAGAATTCCATGATTTCAGAAGCATTGAACAACTCTCATCATAAAAAAGGAAAACACGGTTATGGCTCTTTGATCAGGGCAGCGACCAGCGGCGACGGTTATACATTTTATCGCAATCTGTATGCACATAACTATGGCCGGAATCCCGGTGCCGGTGCGAATCAGACCTCCAAAAAATACGAGACGCTTTCACTCGATTTTGTCAATAACGTGATTTATGGCTGGGGGAACCGTTCCGGTGAAGCCATTGATGGCACAAAAGGGGGTTACGTTCACCTGAACTATGTCGGTAACTATGCAATAGCCAATCAGGATTCACGAAATGCTGCTTCTCTGTGGGATGAGAAAAAAACCAAAGGCATTCTGACGTATCAGCATGATAATAAGCTGGATAATAATATGAATGGCAAGCTGGATGGTAAAAACAACGGCTGGGATCTTTTCCCTAAATTCAAGAAAAATCAGAAACTGACGAAACGCTGGTCATTTCCTGAAGTACCGACAGTCTCTGCTGATCAGGCTTACAAAATCGTCCTCCAACAAGTTGGCGCATCTTTGGTTCGCGACAGTATTGATCAGCGTATTATTGAGCAGGTAAAAAATAATTCCGGCAGTATTATTGACAGCCAGACAGAAGTGGGTGGTTTGCCTGATCTGAATTCAGGATATGCGAAACAAGATAGTGATCAAGACGGAATGCCTGATGCATGGGAACAAGCACACGGACTCAATGCTTCAGATCCATCCGACAGCAGCCAATATGGCTCCGGCAGTCAGTATACTCATCTTGAAGTATATCTGAATAGTCTGGCAGGTTAG
- a CDS encoding DUF1963 domain-containing protein has translation MIIEDIKQHLGKPITKLSLGGVRPTHELTESWIGKVFLFGQGETLPRDDLGNEMIPLAQICLKNLPYVPEAVAGVELITLFVSTEFPQPFDEMGSSWLIREYSSVQGLERKEVVCPDLEPFPLHPEMIERDCPLWEDQILSSMKSDMPVMENSGEIECYYDTIDHYYAHKFGGYPSYCQPGIDFGEGYEFVFQIASDPNVRLTIGDDGSFMFARNRSDGRWVMYYDEY, from the coding sequence ATGATAATTGAAGACATAAAACAGCATTTGGGAAAACCCATTACAAAATTATCACTCGGGGGCGTTCGCCCCACACACGAATTAACCGAAAGCTGGATTGGTAAGGTTTTTCTTTTTGGTCAGGGAGAAACGCTTCCCCGTGATGATCTGGGAAACGAGATGATTCCTCTGGCCCAGATTTGCCTGAAGAACCTGCCTTATGTTCCTGAAGCAGTGGCCGGAGTAGAACTCATCACTTTATTTGTGTCGACAGAATTTCCTCAGCCGTTTGACGAAATGGGCAGTAGTTGGCTGATTCGCGAATATAGTTCTGTGCAGGGACTTGAAAGAAAAGAGGTTGTTTGTCCGGATTTAGAACCTTTCCCACTTCATCCGGAAATGATAGAAAGAGATTGTCCACTCTGGGAAGACCAGATTCTCAGCAGTATGAAAAGTGATATGCCGGTGATGGAAAATAGTGGTGAGATCGAATGTTACTATGACACGATTGATCATTATTACGCTCATAAATTTGGTGGTTACCCTTCATATTGTCAGCCGGGGATTGATTTTGGTGAAGGATATGAATTTGTATTTCAAATTGCTTCTGATCCGAATGTCCGGCTAACCATTGGTGATGACGGCAGTTTTATGTTTGCCAGAAACAGATCGGATGGACGTTGGGTGATGTATTACGATGAGTACTAA
- a CDS encoding MarC family protein encodes MDQLMTHMLSVFMGFFAMMNPIANTPVFLGLTADETPDERKKVACRALMVSFAIIFVFAAGGKLIFELFGITLPAFRITGGILIGLVGYHMLQGGEHSSIQHPSEEDKQKSSDALMSIAVSPLAMPILAGPGTIATAMNFSSAGGMTEFAVTIIAFLILCVVSYVFFVSGEKFISYIGHNGVKVITRLMGLILAVIGVQMLIEGIGGAATYLQVH; translated from the coding sequence ATGGATCAATTGATGACACACATGCTTTCAGTTTTCATGGGTTTTTTTGCCATGATGAACCCGATTGCTAATACGCCGGTTTTTCTGGGATTAACCGCTGACGAAACCCCTGATGAGCGAAAAAAGGTTGCCTGCAGGGCATTGATGGTGAGTTTTGCCATTATTTTTGTGTTTGCTGCCGGTGGAAAGCTCATTTTTGAATTGTTCGGGATCACATTGCCTGCATTCAGGATTACAGGTGGAATTCTGATAGGTTTGGTGGGATACCATATGTTGCAGGGTGGGGAACATTCTTCTATTCAGCATCCCAGCGAAGAAGACAAACAAAAAAGCAGTGATGCATTGATGAGCATTGCTGTTTCTCCGCTGGCGATGCCAATTCTTGCCGGGCCTGGAACGATTGCGACCGCAATGAATTTTTCATCTGCCGGTGGAATGACTGAATTTGCAGTGACCATCATCGCATTTCTGATTCTTTGTGTGGTCAGCTATGTGTTTTTTGTCTCTGGTGAAAAGTTTATAAGCTATATCGGTCACAATGGTGTCAAGGTCATAACCCGGTTAATGGGGTTAATTCTGGCTGTGATTGGTGTGCAGATGTTAATTGAAGGTATTGGTGGTGCGGCGACTTACCTTCAGGTGCATTAG
- a CDS encoding phosphatidylinositol-specific phospholipase C produces MKFTLLSLTLALSLPASCFAASLSDWMNNVDDSVPLTNITIPGTHDSGATHEPVSGIAKTQNLSISDQLKIGVRYLDIRLRHYGDALVVHHGSVYQHLNFDNVLQSVTDFLSIHPSETVIMEVSQEYKPANNTRTFEQTFVQYKNRSQYSKFWWGHSYLPKLGEARGKIVLLRRFAGSFWTSGGIDISRWSDNAEFTIKDSRNTPIHVQDYYKVSASSNDNKWQAVYKNMNAAKSSNGEMYLNFTSGYRPILGIPNIPGVANDINQRLISYFNGQNAGNHHYGVIISDFTSADLTRAELKSYF; encoded by the coding sequence ATGAAATTTACTTTACTTTCCTTAACTTTAGCACTCTCGCTACCTGCTTCATGTTTTGCTGCCAGTTTATCTGACTGGATGAATAATGTAGATGACTCAGTACCTCTCACGAATATAACCATTCCCGGTACACATGATTCTGGTGCAACCCATGAACCTGTCAGCGGTATTGCAAAGACACAAAATCTTTCTATTTCCGACCAGTTAAAAATTGGTGTGCGCTATCTCGATATTCGTTTACGTCACTATGGCGATGCTCTGGTCGTCCATCACGGTTCCGTCTATCAACATCTCAACTTTGACAACGTACTTCAGTCAGTCACCGACTTCCTTTCTATTCATCCTTCCGAAACAGTGATTATGGAAGTATCACAGGAGTACAAACCGGCTAATAACACCCGTACATTTGAACAAACCTTTGTTCAGTATAAAAACAGGTCCCAATACAGTAAATTCTGGTGGGGACACAGTTATCTGCCCAAACTGGGGGAGGCCCGTGGTAAAATTGTATTGTTAAGGCGCTTTGCGGGATCATTCTGGACATCCGGCGGGATTGATATTTCCCGGTGGTCCGATAATGCTGAATTTACAATAAAAGATTCAAGAAACACACCAATTCATGTTCAGGACTATTATAAAGTCAGCGCTTCATCTAATGACAATAAGTGGCAGGCGGTCTATAAAAATATGAATGCAGCCAAAAGCAGCAATGGTGAAATGTATCTTAACTTCACCAGCGGTTACCGTCCCATTTTAGGTATTCCGAATATCCCGGGCGTTGCGAATGATATCAATCAGCGTTTGATCAGTTACTTTAATGGTCAGAATGCCGGGAATCATCACTATGGCGTCATTATTTCTGACTTTACATCCGCAGATTTAACCCGTGCGGAGCTTAAAAGTTATTTTTAG
- a CDS encoding acyl carrier protein phosphodiesterase: MNYLAHLHIADACQSSLLGNLLGDFIKGNPEGKFPNAVVQGIRLHRFIDAYTDHHPVIHDLKNLFDGPARRFASIALDVFWDHCLSLQWHDFHDLPLSEFCHNARERLESEMTFPVPERFRSVNHKMWQGMWLMSYGDMDNIERALKRIALRSERMHALHLCYPFLKAHYDTLRAGFEQFYPLLLTAAENKLTATGNASSGDVMDEAIQTKNNF; this comes from the coding sequence ATGAATTATTTAGCGCACTTACATATTGCAGATGCCTGCCAGTCCAGTTTACTTGGCAACCTGCTGGGAGACTTTATTAAAGGGAATCCGGAAGGAAAGTTTCCCAATGCGGTGGTTCAGGGTATCAGGCTCCACCGTTTTATCGATGCATATACGGATCATCATCCTGTGATCCACGACTTGAAAAATCTGTTTGACGGCCCGGCCAGACGTTTTGCATCAATTGCACTGGATGTTTTCTGGGATCATTGCCTTTCTCTTCAGTGGCATGACTTTCATGATCTGCCACTGAGTGAATTCTGTCATAATGCACGAGAGCGACTGGAATCGGAGATGACCTTTCCTGTACCGGAAAGGTTCAGATCGGTGAATCATAAAATGTGGCAGGGGATGTGGCTGATGTCTTATGGTGATATGGATAATATTGAGCGGGCACTAAAGCGGATCGCTTTACGTTCAGAACGGATGCATGCTTTGCATTTATGCTATCCATTTCTTAAGGCTCACTATGATACTTTACGGGCTGGTTTTGAGCAGTTTTATCCCTTGCTTTTAACAGCGGCTGAAAACAAGTTAACAGCCACTGGCAATGCCTCATCCGGAGATGTTATGGATGAGGCAATACAGACTAAAAATAACTTTTAA
- a CDS encoding aromatic amino acid transporter, with translation MHKSKIFGSTLIIAGTTIGAGMLALPLASAGIGFSTALVIMLVLWALMTYTALLMLELHQHAPANATLHTLTKQFLGNKGQWVAGFAMLFLFYALCAAYIAGGGSQFSERMSQIAGIRLTETESTVIFTLIVCLVVTIGTKTVDHFNRLLFLAKVIAMVTVLFFLTPNVTESYLLDMPLKQGLVIAAIPVIFTSFGFHGSIPAIVNYLDGDTRALKKAIIFGSAIPLIIYIFWQVVTLGVISQEELSHHHRLNALINALSSKVHFSQLNQIIGVFADLALLTSFLGVSLGLFEFLGDTLKKRMGSQQNRIFPAVITFLPPMCFALFYPQGFIMALGYAAIALTVLAIFLPVAMIHKARQTTNSDNPVLSGKTNSTEVYRVKGGKSVLNLVTLAGLMIIFAQCLITFKILPALG, from the coding sequence ATGCATAAATCGAAGATTTTTGGCAGTACACTGATCATTGCCGGTACGACAATTGGTGCGGGGATGCTCGCATTACCACTGGCATCGGCCGGGATTGGTTTCTCAACCGCTTTGGTCATCATGCTGGTTCTGTGGGCTCTGATGACATATACCGCGCTATTAATGTTAGAGCTGCATCAACACGCCCCCGCCAACGCAACATTACACACATTAACCAAACAATTTCTCGGAAATAAAGGGCAGTGGGTGGCAGGATTTGCCATGCTGTTCTTATTTTATGCACTATGTGCCGCTTATATTGCCGGCGGGGGATCTCAGTTCAGTGAGAGAATGTCACAGATCGCTGGTATCCGGCTGACAGAAACAGAATCAACAGTGATTTTCACACTCATTGTCTGCCTGGTTGTCACCATAGGAACGAAAACAGTTGATCACTTTAATCGTCTGCTGTTTCTGGCAAAAGTAATCGCAATGGTAACCGTCCTGTTCTTTCTGACACCAAATGTCACCGAATCTTATCTGCTGGACATGCCATTGAAACAGGGATTGGTGATTGCGGCTATCCCGGTTATTTTCACTTCATTTGGCTTTCATGGCAGTATTCCTGCTATCGTCAACTATCTTGACGGTGACACCCGCGCCTTAAAAAAAGCGATTATATTCGGCTCAGCGATTCCGCTTATCATCTACATTTTCTGGCAGGTCGTCACGTTGGGTGTTATCAGTCAGGAAGAGTTATCACATCACCATCGGCTGAACGCATTAATTAATGCATTATCATCTAAAGTCCACTTCAGCCAGCTCAACCAAATCATCGGTGTTTTTGCTGATCTTGCCTTGCTAACTTCATTTTTAGGTGTAAGTCTGGGCTTATTCGAATTTCTTGGCGACACCCTGAAGAAACGCATGGGTAGTCAACAGAACAGAATTTTCCCGGCAGTTATTACTTTTCTGCCACCGATGTGTTTTGCCTTATTCTATCCGCAGGGATTTATCATGGCATTGGGATATGCAGCAATCGCGTTAACAGTACTGGCGATTTTTCTTCCTGTCGCCATGATTCATAAAGCAAGACAAACTACAAATTCAGATAATCCGGTATTATCCGGAAAAACAAATTCAACCGAAGTCTATCGGGTGAAAGGCGGCAAGTCAGTCCTGAATCTGGTGACACTGGCAGGCTTAATGATTATCTTTGCACAATGTCTGATTACCTTTAAGATACTACCCGCTCTGGGCTGA
- a CDS encoding type 2 periplasmic-binding domain-containing protein yields MRYMCAVYAHFLVLFLSFSPQASAKPAEFIYPVKKSEMDHRYNDVIELIDTALQKTLISDGPYILRPARIYMSWKRSLAEIKKGSELNIIWGEPTQENLQHLIPVRIPLRKGLSGYHLLFVRTAHQAQFAQVNSPGSFRKLRPGLWTKSNEVDIFRLNGFDYLVGNSYEGLFRMLMIGRFDYLPRSVNEIFKEAEQRTTEFPQMAIEETLALYYPLPLFLLVSKDHPELARRLEKGLNAMVNDGSFDQIFYKYHRHSIEKANLNHRKVMRMLNPLLSNEFIPFDRKKLWLNVADPEHNVTPDSQ; encoded by the coding sequence ATGAGATATATGTGTGCCGTGTACGCACACTTCCTTGTACTGTTTCTTTCATTCAGTCCACAAGCGAGCGCTAAGCCCGCGGAGTTTATTTACCCGGTAAAAAAATCAGAGATGGATCACCGGTACAATGATGTGATTGAACTCATTGATACTGCTTTGCAAAAGACGCTTATCAGTGATGGGCCATATATACTCCGTCCCGCCCGGATTTACATGTCCTGGAAACGTTCTCTGGCAGAGATTAAAAAAGGCAGTGAGTTAAACATTATCTGGGGGGAACCGACACAAGAGAACCTTCAGCACTTGATACCGGTTCGGATTCCGCTCAGAAAAGGTTTATCAGGTTATCACTTGTTATTCGTTCGTACAGCACATCAGGCTCAGTTTGCTCAGGTGAATTCTCCCGGTTCTTTTCGAAAACTACGTCCCGGATTATGGACTAAAAGTAACGAGGTTGATATTTTCAGGCTGAACGGGTTTGATTATCTTGTAGGTAACAGCTATGAGGGACTGTTCCGCATGTTAATGATTGGACGGTTTGATTATCTTCCCCGCAGTGTGAATGAAATTTTTAAAGAAGCGGAACAAAGAACAACAGAATTTCCTCAGATGGCTATCGAAGAAACGTTGGCCTTGTATTATCCGCTTCCCTTATTTCTTCTTGTCAGTAAAGATCATCCTGAACTAGCCAGAAGGCTGGAAAAGGGATTGAATGCCATGGTGAATGATGGCAGCTTTGACCAGATTTTTTACAAGTATCACCGTCACAGTATTGAGAAAGCTAATTTAAATCACCGGAAAGTCATGAGAATGTTAAACCCGCTGCTGTCAAACGAGTTCATACCGTTTGACAGGAAGAAATTGTGGCTGAATGTTGCAGACCCGGAGCACAATGTCACTCCGGATTCACAGTAA
- a CDS encoding DHA2 family efflux MFS transporter permease subunit — MDEDQGFRPANFSLCVFAISLGVFMQVLDSTIANVSLSTIAGNMGVSLNQGTWVITSFTVCNAIGLPVTAWLSRQIGEVHLYVGSLAVFVITSFLCGISQSMTELVMFRALQGLASAPLYPMSQVLLMSIFPRAKRPMALALLGMVAVVGPIVGPILGGWLTYNYTWPWIFFINIPIGIFTISVVLSQMKEHPHEPQKSRLDYIGFVGLALGVGVLQVVLDKGNDLDWFSNIWIIAGSVFAVIMLVFTVIWELTDKAPIINLRLFTNWNFCFGTLLLTLGYAGFFSINLILPQWLQSQMGYTALWAGLAVAPMGIIPIFLSPVLGKIGNRLDMRQLSAMAFVVIASSCYFRATFNHSVDFESIAWVQLFMGIGISLFFMPITNILLAELSGPEIADAASLSTFIRTIGASFASSLTTWIWTRNASVHHSVLAEQISPYNPLASSVVQSGSPSTLAYANQTITQQAYMLSTIDLFQILMWLFVFLIPFLFITRPVKAHS, encoded by the coding sequence ATGGATGAAGATCAAGGTTTTCGGCCTGCCAATTTTTCACTCTGTGTGTTTGCAATTTCACTGGGTGTATTTATGCAGGTGCTGGATAGTACGATTGCGAATGTCTCCCTGTCGACCATCGCAGGAAATATGGGCGTCAGTCTGAATCAGGGAACCTGGGTTATTACTTCATTCACTGTGTGTAACGCTATCGGGTTACCTGTCACCGCCTGGTTGAGCCGGCAGATTGGTGAGGTCCACCTGTATGTTGGCTCTCTGGCTGTTTTTGTCATCACTTCGTTTTTATGTGGTATCTCTCAATCGATGACCGAACTGGTCATGTTCCGTGCACTTCAGGGATTGGCCTCTGCGCCTTTATATCCGATGAGTCAGGTTTTGCTCATGTCCATTTTCCCCAGAGCCAAACGGCCAATGGCGTTAGCTTTGTTAGGGATGGTCGCGGTTGTTGGTCCGATTGTTGGCCCGATTTTAGGTGGGTGGCTGACTTATAATTACACGTGGCCATGGATATTTTTTATTAATATTCCGATTGGTATTTTTACAATTTCAGTTGTTTTAAGCCAGATGAAAGAGCATCCGCATGAGCCGCAAAAATCCCGCTTAGATTACATCGGTTTTGTCGGATTAGCTTTGGGGGTTGGGGTATTACAGGTTGTTCTGGATAAAGGAAATGATCTGGACTGGTTCAGTAATATCTGGATTATTGCCGGATCCGTATTTGCTGTCATCATGCTGGTGTTTACGGTGATCTGGGAGCTGACCGATAAGGCTCCTATTATTAATTTGCGCTTATTTACGAACTGGAATTTCTGCTTTGGTACGTTATTGCTGACGTTAGGTTATGCTGGCTTCTTCAGCATTAACCTGATTTTGCCTCAGTGGCTGCAAAGTCAGATGGGGTATACCGCGTTATGGGCAGGACTTGCTGTTGCTCCAATGGGGATTATTCCGATATTTCTTTCGCCGGTTCTGGGGAAGATTGGTAACCGGTTGGATATGCGACAGCTATCTGCGATGGCATTTGTGGTGATTGCATCAAGTTGTTATTTCCGGGCAACATTCAATCATTCAGTTGATTTTGAATCCATTGCCTGGGTGCAGCTGTTTATGGGGATTGGTATTTCCCTGTTTTTTATGCCAATAACAAATATTTTACTTGCGGAATTATCCGGGCCTGAAATTGCGGATGCTGCATCTTTGTCCACATTTATCCGGACAATCGGGGCGAGTTTTGCTTCTTCACTGACAACCTGGATATGGACAAGAAATGCCAGTGTGCATCATTCGGTGTTGGCTGAACAAATATCACCCTACAATCCACTGGCGTCTTCGGTGGTACAAAGTGGTTCTCCGTCAACGCTTGCTTATGCGAATCAGACAATTACACAACAGGCCTATATGTTGTCCACAATTGACTTATTCCAGATACTGATGTGGCTCTTTGTTTTTCTGATACCATTTTTGTTTATTACCAGGCCGGTAAAAGCACATTCTTAA
- a CDS encoding HlyD family secretion protein, with translation MATDNKENKENTTQNNDEKSNHSDLPPAPKGKRKKSLLIFVFILCVIAGGATGWYYLFEAGHVTTEDAYVDGNLVQITPQIVGTVTRISVDDGDYVQQGSELVRFDPSDEYIAVQTAKANLAQTVRKVRSLFNNVEQAKAVVAQREIALKKAKTDYHRRQEMVKSGGLSREELSHAKDMVDSSHKALLVAIQQLKSQEAMTYNTDVESHPLVRTAAAQLRKTYLNQLRTRVVAPVSGYIARRNIQVGQRVNPGAALMAVVPLNQVWVDANFKETQMRNMRIGQKVTLISDLYGDETVFHGVIESLGIGTGSAFSLLPAQNATGNWIKVVQRLPVRIRLQKDELVKHPLRIGLSMQVNVDIQDQQGKLLSGTSPASPRYQTDIYQAQLSGVEKIIQDIVKSNDIVNHKDS, from the coding sequence ATGGCTACAGATAATAAAGAGAATAAAGAAAATACCACTCAAAATAACGATGAGAAATCGAATCATAGTGATTTGCCACCTGCCCCAAAGGGAAAACGGAAAAAAAGTTTACTCATATTTGTGTTCATTTTGTGTGTGATTGCGGGTGGTGCAACAGGCTGGTATTACCTGTTTGAAGCTGGTCATGTGACCACTGAGGATGCCTATGTTGATGGCAATCTTGTTCAGATAACGCCCCAGATTGTTGGCACAGTAACCCGAATCAGTGTTGATGATGGTGATTATGTCCAGCAGGGAAGTGAGCTGGTTCGTTTTGACCCAAGTGATGAATATATTGCGGTTCAGACTGCAAAAGCAAATCTGGCACAGACGGTTCGCAAAGTCCGTTCATTATTTAATAATGTTGAGCAGGCAAAAGCCGTTGTGGCACAGAGAGAAATTGCACTGAAAAAGGCGAAGACAGACTATCACCGCCGGCAGGAAATGGTGAAGTCCGGAGGGTTATCCAGGGAAGAACTCAGCCATGCAAAAGATATGGTTGATTCATCTCATAAGGCATTATTAGTGGCGATTCAGCAACTGAAGTCACAGGAAGCGATGACTTATAACACCGATGTTGAATCCCATCCACTGGTCCGTACTGCAGCTGCTCAGTTACGTAAAACCTATCTGAATCAGCTAAGAACCCGGGTCGTTGCTCCTGTATCCGGGTATATCGCACGACGGAATATTCAGGTTGGACAACGAGTCAATCCCGGTGCTGCGCTGATGGCTGTCGTTCCATTGAATCAGGTTTGGGTTGATGCGAATTTTAAAGAAACACAAATGAGAAACATGCGGATAGGACAGAAGGTCACACTGATTTCTGATCTGTATGGTGATGAGACGGTATTTCATGGTGTGATTGAAAGTCTGGGCATCGGTACAGGCAGTGCATTCTCATTGTTACCGGCACAAAATGCGACGGGAAACTGGATTAAAGTCGTTCAAAGGTTGCCGGTCCGTATCAGACTGCAAAAAGATGAGTTGGTGAAACATCCGTTGAGGATTGGGTTGTCGATGCAGGTTAATGTTGATATTCAGGATCAACAGGGTAAGTTGCTCTCTGGTACATCTCCGGCGTCACCCCGGTATCAGACCGATATCTATCAGGCACAGTTATCCGGCGTAGAAAAAATCATTCAGGATATTGTTAAATCCAATGATATTGTTAATCATAAGGATTCATAA